Proteins found in one Aspergillus chevalieri M1 DNA, chromosome 2, nearly complete sequence genomic segment:
- a CDS encoding putative HLH DNA binding domain protein (COG:L;~EggNog:ENOG410Q1Z8;~TransMembrane:1 (o205-224i)) encodes MFEDMGPMTGDCSRHCSLPSVRSLSSSNGAGAVDMSEDRRLPPLPRVEPLPRGPFNPFNARTLAPSPPTSHDAFPVKSSWPTSETMVAPPSPANSQDSTWQDSFASQKTMEWPSDLSQNEIVTLIAPRNINRKPPLQQLCGRKRKGSMISADPDDQREKHRIAEGNRRKNLSQLHRELDSRIHDFFLERAGWNPGKSLPQSKEHIVQGAIYLIDFMLLIIVHLIRQENEMPQHLSEKLQPQVRCMQLQQLVSSLQQQNQSVQAQLKTVKHEKQLLEERNQALEYQLKAYENVFRVPKSETNSPQMLASHPDSTANINKPKNLLPGLRVFCDEIAAGSPEASRFDGIPISGPPSFGGHSFMSSTPPTTGPSSPVHSYSVPTSHRESMMPSP; translated from the exons ATGTTCGAAGACATGGGACCGATGACAGGTGACTGCTCGCGCCATTGCTCTCTTCC TAGCGTTCGTtctttgtcttcttccaATGGTGCTGGTGCAGTGGACATGAGCGAAGACCGCCGACTACCTCCTCTACCACGCGTCGAACCTCTCCCCCGGGGCCCATTCAACCCATTCAATGCCAGAACCCTTGCTCCCAGTCCGCCGACCTCTCACGATGCCTTCCCGGTCAAGTCATCTTGGCCAACATCGGAGACCATGGTGGCCCCTCCCTCGCCCGCAAACTCCCAGGACAGCACTTGGCAAGACTCGTTTGCCTCCCAGAAGACCATGGAGTGGCCCAGTGATCTCTCCCAGAATGAAATAGTGACCCTTATCGCTCCCCGAAACAtcaatcgcaagcctccctTGCAGCAGCTCTGCGGACGCAAGCGCAAGGGGAGCATGATCTCCGCCGATCCCGATGACCAGCGCGAGAAGCACCGGATTGCCGAAGGCAACCGTCGCAAGAACCTGAGCCAGCTGCACCGCGAATTGGACAGCCGTATCCATGACTTCTTCCTCGAGCGGGCCGGATGGAACCCCGGCAAGAGCCTCCCGCAGTCCAAGGAACACATTGTGCAGGGTGCCATCTACCTCATCGATTTTATGCTTCTCATCATCGTTCACCTCATCCGCCAGGAAAATGAAATGCCCCAGCACCTTTCGGAGAAGCTCCAACCACAGGTCCGCTGCATGCAGCTCCAGCAACTGGTCTCCAGCCTCCAGCAGCAGAACCAGAGCGTGCAAGCACAGCTCAAGACCGTCAAGCACGAGAAGCAGCTGCTCGAGGAGCGCAACCAGGCTCTCGAGTACCAACTCAAGGCTTACGAGAATGTCTTCCGTGTCCCCAAGAGCGAGACCAACAGTCCCCAGATGCTCGCTTCCCACCCTGACTCCACCGCCAACATCAACAAGCCTAAGAACCTCCTCCCGGGCTTGCGCGTTTTTTGCGATGAGATTGCCGCCGGCAGCCCCGAGGCTTCGCGATTTGACGGCATTCCCATCAGTGGGCCGCCGTCTTTTGGAGGCCACTCCTTTATGAGCAGCACCCCGCCTACAACAGGGCCTTCGTCCCCGGTGCATTCTTACTCAGTTCCCACCTCTCACCGGGAGTCTATGATGCCTTCGCCGTAG
- a CDS encoding ANP1/MMN9/VAN1 family protein (CAZy:GT62;~COG:S;~EggNog:ENOG410PJK0;~InterPro:IPR029044;~PFAM:PF03452;~TransMembrane:1 (o20-46i)) produces MLLPKGGVTWKSAKARLPPWRAILVLVTRTRFLVSVAIAGLLILLWSGISKSASEMQSFYCYGSSKSPMEMSINEMVEWNGHAQTPVIFNHHEPYEVNSTSISSMDLNPIRSTSKAAANGERVLILTPLRDAAPYIQKYFDLLYKLTYPHELIDLAFLVGDCKDDTLAVLSSELNRIQSQTEEKIAFRSATIVQKDFGADVEMSVEERHSFAAQGPRRKSIGRARNYLLYSALKADHSWVYWRDVDIVDSPDKIIEDFTAHDKDVLVPNIWFHRYRDGHDIEGRFDYNSWIESDKGRRLRATLDPNTVLAEGYREYDTGRTYLATMGDWRNNKDEEIELDGIGGVNIIVKADVHRTGINFPAYAFENQAETEGFARMAKRAGYQVIGLPNYVVWHIDTDEKPGNI; encoded by the exons ATGCTTCTCCCTAAAGGTGGTGTAACATGGAAGTCGGCCAAGGCCAGGTTGCCTCCATGGAGAGCGATTCTGGTGCTGGTAACAAGGACTCGCTTTTTGGTGTCGGTGGCTATTGCGGGCTTGCTGATTCTGTTATGGAGTGGGATCAGTAAGTCTGCATCTGAGATGCAGAG CTTCTACTGCTACGGCTCCTCCAAGTCGCCCATGGAAATGTCCATCAACGAGATGGTCGAGTGGAACGGCCATGCCCAGACACCTGTCATCTTCAACCATCACGAACCATATGAGGTGAACTCCACCTCGATTTCGTCTATGGACCTCAACCCCATCAGATCTACTTCCAAGGCTGCCGCCAATGGCGAGCGCGTGCTCATCCTTACCCCGCTGCGAGACGCCGCTCCATACATCCAGAAGTACTTCGATCTTCTCTACAAGCTGACCTACCCGCACGAACTGATCGATTTGGCCTTCCTCGTCGGTGACTGTAAAGACGACACTCTCGCTGTTCTTTCATCCGAGTTGAACCGTATCCAGAGCCAGACGGAAGAGAAAATTGCTTTCCGGAGTGCGACCATCGTGCAAAAGGACTTCGGTGCGGATGTCGAGATGAGCGTCGAAGAACGCCACTCGTTTGCTGCGCAAGGACCACGTCGCAAGTCCATCGGACGGGCGCGCAACTATCTGCTCTACTCGGCTCTTAAAGCTGATCACTCGTGGGTTTACTGGAGAGATGTCGACATCGTGGATAGCCCCGACAAGATTATTGAGGACTTTACCGCTCACGACAAAGACGTTCTCGTTCCTA ACATTTGGTTCCACCGTTACCGGGATGGTCATGATATTGAGGGTCGTT TTGACTACAACTCCTGGATCGAGTCCGACAAGGGCCGCAGGCTGCGGGCGACTCTGGACCCTAACACGGTTCTAGCAGAAGGCTACAGAGAATACGACACCGGCCGGACCTACCTCGCCACCATGGGTGACTGGAGAAATAACAAagatgaagagattgagctcGATGGCATTGGCGGTGTGAACATTATCGTCAAGGCTGATGTCCACCGTACTG GTATCAATTTCCCCGCCTATGCTTTCGAAAACCAAGCCGAAACGGAAGGGTTCGCTCGCATGGCCAAGCGCGCTGGGTACCAGGTTATTGGCCTTCCCAACTACGTGGTTTGGCATATCGACACCGATGAGAAGCCTGGTAACATTTAA
- a CDS encoding uncharacterized protein (COG:S;~EggNog:ENOG410PSN8;~InterPro:IPR011008,IPR005545;~PFAM:PF03795), with protein sequence MSTPTKKEFLCICPDKPGVVDKRLEVRGNHLEGATKLVSEGSLVLGGAMFNSHPKEGETPSFKGSAMMLLAENEEEARKLLENDVYTRNGVWDIENVQIIPFKSAVRLAL encoded by the exons ATGTCTACCCCTACGAAGAAGGAATTCCTCTGCATCTGCCCCGACAAGCCGGGTGTTGTCGACAAGCGCTTGGAGGTCCGGGG AAACCACCTCGAAGGCGCTACAAAGCTCGTCAGTGAGGGTTCTCTCGTTCTTGGAG GCGCAATGTTCAACTCGCACCCCAAAGAAGGCGAGACTCCTTCGTTCAAGGGGAGTGCTATGATGCTGCTCGCTGAGAATGAGGAGGAAGCGAGAAAATTGTTGGAGAATGATGTCTACACGCGGAATGGCGTGTGGGATATTGAGAATGTGCAGATTATCCCG TTCAAATCGGCCGTGAGACTGGCGCTGTGA
- a CDS encoding uncharacterized protein (COG:Q;~EggNog:ENOG410PUVH;~InterPro:IPR013154,IPR013149,IPR036291,IPR011032, IPR020843;~PFAM:PF00107,PF08240;~go_function: GO:0016491 - oxidoreductase activity [Evidence IEA];~go_process: GO:0055114 - oxidation-reduction process [Evidence IEA]), whose translation MTSQIPSPKPHQVLIRIKAAGFCHTDLLALNGEFGTKLPFIGSHEPAGVVVDVGADVRRFEKGDRVGCINFDSVCGKCPDCKAGLPIYCDAPLMKGITTNGAWAKYMVADARFMIKLPDDMDFKTAAPLMCAGISIYGGIVRAKVPKGGSIGIVGIGGLGHIGTQVAKCMGYKVAAIDIKQPALNCVASYAHKPDALILSSDPVETSLSKINTITSNEYGYEGLDATVLATDHSAAFEAAAALTRKHGTMVLLGQPEKGITMSYLTTIYKDIKLVGSLVADTQQAEELVSLVHENGLHVDVKEWKMEEAEEMRQAYLNGTTSGKNVIVID comes from the exons ATGACATCCCAAATCCCATCTCCAAAACCCCATCAAGTACTCATCCGCATCAAAGCAGCCGGCTTCTGCCACACAGACCTTTTGGCGCTGAACGGCGAGTTCGGCACGAAACTCCCGTTTATCGGGTCCCATGAGCCGGCAGGGGTTGTTGTGGATGTTGGAGCTGATGTGAGGAGGTTTGAGAAGGGGGATCGTGTGGGGTGTATTAATTTTGATAGTGTTTGCG GCAAATGCCCAGACTGCAAAGCAGGTCTGCCCATATATTGCGACGCACCGTTAATGAAAGGTATAACGACTAATGGCGCTTGGGCGAAGTATATGGTTGC CGACGCCCGTTTCATGATCAAACTCCCCGACGACATGGACTTCAAAACCGCTGCTCCGCTGATGTGCGCGGGTATCAGTATCTACGGGGGTATTGTACGTGCCAAGGTACCCAAGGGCGGCTCAATTGGTATCGTGGGAATCGGTGGATTAGGACATATCGGGACGCAGGTTGCTAAGTGCATG GGCTACAAAGTCGCAGCAATTGACATTAAACAACCAGCCCTCAACTGCGTAGCATCCTACGCTCACAAACCCGACGCTCTAATCCTCTCCAGCGATCCAGTCGAAACCTCACTCTCCAAAATAAACACCATAACCAGCAATGAATACGGCTACGAAGGCCTCGACGCCACAGTCCTAGCAACAGACCACTCGGCCGCCTTTGAAGCTGCCGCAGCACTTACCCGCAAACACGGGACGATGGTGCTGCTAGGACAGCCTGAGAAAGGGATTACAATGTCGTATCTCACTACGATATACAAGGATATCAAGTTGGTTGGGTCGTTGGTTGCGGATACGCAGCAGGCGGAGGAACTGGTGAGCTTGGTACATGAGAATGGGTTGCATGTGGATGTTAAAGAGTGGAAGATGgaggaagcagaggagatGAGACAGGCGTATTTGAATGGTACGACAAGTGGGAAGAATGTTATTGTTATTGACTAG
- a CDS encoding acyl--CoA ligase (COG:I;~EggNog:ENOG410PIHV;~InterPro:IPR000873,IPR020845,IPR042099,IPR025110;~PFAM:PF00501,PF13193), producing the protein MATTLARSFSSENSRLAVLVPNKPNPLSISYQQLHSHVASFQAKLAKLGVSHGAAVSIALVNSYEFIVSFLAASWQRAIAAPLNPAYKQEEFEFYIDDLKSTLVLIPRGAYEQYGPAVQAGRKYQAAIAECYWDGTEVVLDVKEEGKLAGTLGHQVEDAQPDDIALVLHTSGTTGRPKAVPLTHKNLTTTMKNIKATYELTPEDRTYLVMPLFHVHGLLAAFLAPLYAGGSVIVPQKFSASEFWADFVNYQANWYTAVPTIHQILLKTPLPNPIPNIRFIRSCSSPLSPKTLQDLEKTFNAPVLEAYAMTEAAHQMTSNPLPPGRRQPGSVGIGMGVEVRILDGAGKEVPQGTPGEICVCGENVTKGYLNNPSANESSFTKDGFFRTGDQGIKDSAGYVIITGRIKELINKGGEKISPIEIDNTLLHHPKVAEAVSFAIPDEGHYGEDIGAAVVLKSEGVTDQDLKSWVGDKLAKFKVPRQIWIVSQIPKTATGKIQRRKVAEAMLKPKAKL; encoded by the exons ATGGCTACTACCCTTGCCCGTTCGTTCTCGTCCGAGAACAGTCGCCTCGCGGTCCTCGTTCCGAACAAGCCCAACCCCTTGTCCATCTCTTACCAGCAGCTTCACTCGCACGTCGCCAGTTTTCAAGCTAAACTAGCGAAGCTGGGAGTTTCTCATGGAGCTGCGGTGTCTATAGCTCTAGTGAACTCGTATGAGTTCATCGTCTCGTTCCTGGCGGCCTCATGGCAACGGGCCATTGCCGCGCCTCTCAACCCGGCTTACAAACAGGAGGAATTCGAATTCTACATTGACGATCTTAAATCGACCCTGGTGCTGATTCCGCGAGGCGCATATGAGCAATATGGCCCGGCCGTGCAAGCGGGTCGCAAGTATCAGGCTGCGATTGCGGAATGCTACTGGGATGGAACAGAGGTGGTTTTGGATGTGAAGGAAGAAGGCAAGCTGGCTGGAACTCTAGGTCATCAGGTGGAAGATGCGCAGCCCGATGATATTGCTCTGGTGTTGCATACGAGTGGAACAACTGGCAGGCCCAAGGCT GTTCCTTTGACACACAAGAATTTGACGACGACAATGA AGAACATCAAGGCTACGTACGAATTGACACCCGAAGATCGCACATACTTAGTGATGCCTCTTTTTCATGTCCATGGGCTTCTGGCTGCGTTCCTGGCTCCCCTCTACGCCGGAGGATCTGTCATTGTGCCTCAGAAATTCTCTGCTTCGGAGTTCTGGGCAGACTTTGTCAACTACCAGGCCAACTGGTACACCGCAGTGCCGACAATCCATCAAATCCTACTCAAAACCCCATTGCCCAACCCTATCCCGAACATCCGCTTTATTCGCTCGTGCTCCTCGCCCCTGTCGCCTAAGACTCTCCAAGACCTGGAGAAGACATTCAACGCTCCTGTTCTCGAAGCATACGCGATGACTGAGGCCGCCCATCAGATGACCAGCAACCCGCTCCCACCTGGAAGGCGACAACCCGGTAGTGTTGGAATTGGAATGGGTGTCGAGGTCCGGATCCTGGATGGTGCCGGCAAGGAGGTTCCTCAGGGTACTCCAGGAGAGATTTGCGTCTGCGGTGAGAACGTGACCAAGGGTTACCTGAATAATCCATCAGCCAACGAATCATCCTTCACCAAGGACGGATTCTTCCGCACTGGTGATCAGGGTATCAAGGACTCAGCTGGATACGTGATCATTACCGGCCGTATCAAGGAACTCATCAACAAGGGTGGAGAGAAGATCAGTCCTATCGAGATTGACAACACGCTTCTCCATCACCCCAAGGTGGCAGAGGCTGTCAGCTTCGCCATTCCCGATGAGGGTCACTACGGTGAGGATATCGGTGCGGCAGTGGTTCTGAAGAGCGAGGGCGTGACCGACCAAGACTTGAAGTCGTGGGTGGGCGATAAGCTGGCCAAGTTCAAGGTGCCAAGACAG ATCTGGATCGTGTCACAAATCCCCAAGACGGCCACTGGAAAGATCCAGCGACGTAAGGTGGCCGAAGCAATGCTCAAGCCAAAGGCGAAGCTATAA
- a CDS encoding putative G-patch DNA repair protein (Drt111) (COG:L;~EggNog:ENOG410PJ6D;~InterPro:IPR000467,IPR000504,IPR012677,IPR040052, IPR035979;~PFAM:PF01585,PF00076;~go_function: GO:0003676 - nucleic acid binding [Evidence IEA];~go_process: GO:0043484 - regulation of RNA splicing [Evidence IEA]), producing the protein MASDQTPSRPGLSLYANLLDPSAESSAPGTISRAPVVFKQSSEDNAQSDEAAKKQQLNPAALRFQPTKRPQLAAQKPKPKPTLPKAVPAAAALSAPAPPVMTTLADWAADDDDVNGFYAGEKRQRGGRKKRKKNREAQELVQNWDDIYDPSRPNNYEEYKHSDEQIAEVREWKDRLYAHRMARSPSRDSFSDDERRPMNRQFAPPRSFAPPPNLNDIPPEPPASLPDDPSDEYSFAQRAQITAGTEDAQPLPPPAPVPDDPTGDDAYARRLQMSARMHAPIETAPPPSPVRAMDTIQPSSATISRAPVRYTLPPPPEDIPASEAELEEVFAKEKPTEDEGDDDGERSLRPGQKGFAERLLAKYGWTKGSGLGATGSGIVNPLQVKVEKQKKRPDSEGGGFATPAGRGKIIGGKKRAPEDEGKFGRMSEVIVLKGMLNGLDLDAELEGGNLMQEIGEECSEKYGNVERVFISRDSHPPVPVFVKFTNQLSALRAVNALEGRIFNGNPITARFFDNAKFEQGIYDD; encoded by the exons ATGGCCTCCGATCAGACACCATCTAGGCCGGGCTTATCACTCTATGCGAATTTACTTGACCCGTCCGCCGAATCCTCGGCCCCGGGGACAATCTCGCGCGCGCCCGTCGTCTTCAAGCAGAGCTCCGAAGACAATGCGCAGTCAGATGAAGCTGCTAAGAAGCAGCAGTTGAACCCTG CCGCTCTCCGATTCCAACCCACCAAGAGACCCCAGTTAGCAGCGCAGAAACCGAAACCAAAACCGACATTACCCAAAGCCGTTCCTGCGGCCGCTGCTCTATCAGCGCCTGCTCCGCCCGTCATGACCACTTTGGCGGACTGGGCCgccgacgatgacgatgtcAATGGCTTCTACGCGGGAGAAAAGAGACAACGAGGGGGTCgcaaaaagcgcaagaagaaCCGCGAAGCGCAGGAGCTTGTACAGAACTGGGACGATATATATGACCCGTCAAGGCCGAATAATTACGAGGAATATAAGCATAGTGACGAGCAGATTGCTGAGGTTCGGGAATGGAAAGACCGTCTCTATGCGCATCGCATGGCGCGCTCGCCCAGCAGGGACTCGTTTAGCGACGATGAGCGCCGGCCAATGAACA GACAATTCGCTCCCCCAAGGAGCTTCGCGCCGCCTCCAAACCTCAACGATATTCCACCAGAGCCGCCAGCCTCTCTTCCTGATGATCCTTCGGATGAATATTCTTTTGCTCAACGCGCACAGATCACAGCAGGCACAGAGGATGCGCAACCTCTTCCGCCGCCTGCCCCAGTTCCAGACGACCCCACCGGAGATGATGCCTATGCCAGGCGCCTTCAGATGTCTGCTAGAATGCATGCTCCAATTGAAACCGCGCCACCACCTTCTCCTGTTCGAGCTATGGATACAATACAGCCATCTTCGGCAACTATTTCTCGTGCGCCAGTCCGTTATACCCTCCCTCCGCCTCCAGAAGATATCCCTGCGTCGGAAGCCGAACTTGAAGAAGTCTTTGCCAAGGAGAAGCCTACCGAAGATGAAGGTGATGACGATGGTGAGCGCTCGCTGCGCCCGGGGCAAAAAGGATTTGCTGAGCGGTTGCTGGCTAAGTATGGCTGGACAAAGGGCTCTGGTCTTGGTGCAACCGGGTCTGGTATTGTCAACCCGCTACAAGTTAAGGTCgagaagcaaaagaagcGACCTGACTCCGAAGGCGGTGGCTTTGCTACTCCAGCTGGTCGAGGAAAGATCATCGGTGGCAAGAAGAGGGCACCAGAAGACGAGGGTAAGTTTGGTCGGATGAGTGAAGTGATCGTGTTGAAGGGCATGCTCAATGGCTTGGACTTGGATGCGGAGTTGGAAGGCGGGAACTTGATGCAGGAGATTGGAGAAGAATGCTCGGAGAAG TATGGCAATGTTGAGCGGGTCTTTATCTCTCGCGATTCACATCCTCCAGTGCCTGTTTTCGTGAAGTTCACCAATCAATTATCAGCTCTACGG GCTGTGAATGCACTCGAAGGACGGATATTCAACGGAAACCCAATCACGGCTCGATTCTTCGATAATGCCAAGTTTGAGCAGGGGATATACGATGATTAA
- the UBC9 gene encoding E2 SUMO-conjugating protein UBC9 (COG:O;~EggNog:ENOG410PK5S;~InterPro:IPR027230,IPR016135,IPR023313,IPR000608;~PFAM:PF00179;~go_function: GO:0019789 - SUMO transferase activity [Evidence IEA]), which translates to MSLCQNRLTEERKQWRRDHPFGFYARPYRNPNGVLDLKRWECGIPGKAQTLWEGGLFKLDVTFPDEYPTKPPKCKFVPPLFHPNVYPSGTVCLSILNEEEAWKPAITIKQILLGIQDLLDDPNPESPAQADAYNLFKKDRPAYERRVKQVVRENPAL; encoded by the exons ATGTCGCTCTGCCAAAATCGTCTCACAGAGGAGAG AAAGCAATGGAGACGGGATCATCCTTTCGGGTTCTACGCCAGGCCGTATAGAAACCCCAACGGTGTCCTTGATTTAAAGCGTTGGGAATGCGGTATTCCAGGAAAGGCCCAGACTTTGTGGGAGGGTGGCTTGTTTAAGCTAGACGTCACCTTTCCGGATG AGTACCCTACGAAGCCTCCGAAGT GCAAATTTGTCCCTCCTCTCTTCCATCCTAACGTGTACCCGTCCGGCACCGTCTGTCTCTCGATCCTgaacgaagaagaagcttgGAAACCCGCTATCACGATCAAGCAAATTCTCCTCGGTATCCAGGATCTGCTGGATGACCCGAACCCCGAATCTCCTGCCCAGGCCGACGCATATAACCTTTTTAAGAAGGACCGCCCGGCCTATGAACGACGTGTCAAACAAGTTGTCCGAGAAAACCCGGCGCTATAG
- the ASN1 gene encoding asparagine synthetase B (BUSCO:EOG09261145;~COG:E;~EggNog:ENOG410PH2V;~InterPro:IPR029055,IPR017932,IPR006426,IPR033738, IPR014729,IPR001962;~MEROPS:MER0034539;~PFAM:PF13522,PF13537;~go_function: GO:0004066 - asparagine synthase (glutamine-hydrolyzing) activity [Evidence IEA];~go_process: GO:0006529 - asparagine biosynthetic process [Evidence IEA]) gives MCGIFACHQHPDVQKFKPTALRMAKAVRHRGPDWSGNFIDGQTILAHERLSIVGVDTGAQPLVNDDGSLALAVNGEIYNHRIVRKGLTVPYEFKTHSDCEVVIPLYMQYGLDAPKHLDGMFSWVLYDKKQNRVVAARDPIGITSFYIGWSSQTPGAVYFASELKCLHPVCDKIEAFPPGHVYDSKTGSMTRYFEPTWWDPTSVPTTPIDYKNLRHTFEKAVRKRLMAEVPYGVLLSGGLDSSLVASIAQRETLRMHEATKAAAQQQTGSSDLVGIDDSNELSTAPILQQLHSFSIGLPGAPDTEAALEVARFLGTKHHAFTFTVQDGIDALSDVIYHLETYDVTTIRASTPMYLLSRKIKAMGVKMVLSGEGSDEIFGGYLYFHAAPNKEEFHQETVRRVKNLHLADCLRANKSTSAWGLEARVPFLDKEFLETAMGIDPAEKMITGDRIEKYIMRKAFDTREEPDVAPYLPEKILWRQKEQFSDGVGYSWIDGLKDHAELHVTDEMMKNPKPEWGADIPDTKEAYWYRTMFDEHFPPYCASTVERWIPKWSKQTDPSGRAISTHVAKYDNAE, from the exons ATGTGTGGTATTTTCGCGTGCCATCA GCACCCCGATGTGCAAAAATTCAAGCCTACGGCTTTGCGCATGGCGAAGGC TGTCCGCCACCGTGGACCCGACTGGA GTGGAAACTTCATTGACGGGCAAACAA TTCTTGCCCACGAGCGTCTGAGTATTGTCGGCGTCG ACACTGGCGCTCAGCCCCTCGTTAACGACGATGGCTCCCTAGCCCTCGCTGTCAACGGCGAGATCTACAACCACCGCATCGTCAGAAAGGGATTGACCGTTCCCTACGAGTTCAAAACACATTCGGATTGTGAAGTTGTCATTCCTTTG TACATGCAATATGGACTTGATGCGCCCAAGCACCTTGATGGCATGTTCTCCTGGGTTCTCTATGACAAGAAGCAAAACCGAGTTGTCGCGGCACGCGACCCCATCGGTATCACCAGTTTCTATATCGGATGGTCTTCTCAGACCCCTGGTGCTGTGTACTTCGCCTCGGAGTTGAAGTGCTTGCACCCTGTTTGCGATAAGATCGAGGCTTTCCCCCCTGGCCACGTTTATGATTCCAAGACCGGCTCCATGACCCGATACTTCGAGCCCACATGGTGGGATCCAACCAGCGTTCCTACGACACCCATCGATTACAAGAACCTCCGTCATACGTTTGAGAAGGCTGTCCGGAAGCGTCTGATGGCTGAGGTCCCCTACGGTGTCTTGCTGTCCGGTGGTTTGGACTCCAGCTTGGTGGCGTCTATCGCCCAGCGGGAAACTTTGCGCATGCATGAGGCCACCAAGGCTGCCGCCCAGCAGCAGACCGGCTCGTCCGACTTGGTTGGCATCGACGACTCCAACGAGCTTTCGACCGCTCCCATCCTCCAGCAGCTGCACTCTTTCTCCATCGGTCTCCCCGGTGCTCCCGACACTGAGGCTGCTCTTGAAGTTGCCCGATTCCTTGGAACCAAGCACCATGCTTTCACATTCACTGTCCAGGACGGTATCGATGCTCTTTCTGATGTTATTTACCACCTGGAAACCTACGATGTTACCACCATCCGTGCTTCGACCCCGATGTATCTGCTGAGCCGCAAGATTAAGGCTATGGGTGTCAAGATGGTTCTGAGTGGTGAGGGAAGTGACGAGATTTTCGGTGGATACCTCTACTTCCACGCCGCCCCCAACAAGGAAGAATTCCACCAGGAGACCGTCCGTCGTGTCAAGAACCTGCACCTGGCAGACTGCCTCAGAGCCAACAAGTCGACTTCGGCATGGGGTCTTGAGGCCCGTGTGCCTTTCCTCGACAAGGAATTCCTGGAGACCGCCATGGGCATTGACCCCGCCGAGAAAATGATCACCGGAGACCGCATCGAGAAGTACATTATGCGGAAAGCATTCGACACTCGGGAAGAGCCCGACGTTGCTCCTTACCTACCAGAGAAGATCCTTTGGCGTCAGAAGGAACAATTCAGTGACGGTGTCGGCTACAGCTGGATTGATGGTCTGAAGGACCACGCTGAGCTTCACGTCACTgatgagatgatgaagaaccCCAAACCTGAGTGGGGTGCCGACATTCCCGACACCAAGGAAGC TTACTGGTACCGTACGATGTTCGATGAGCACTTCCCTCCCTACTGCGCATCGACTGTCGAGCGCTGGATCCCCAAGTGGTCGAAGCAAACTGACCCCAGTGGACG GGCTATTTCTACCCACGTTGCCAAGTACGACAACGCCGAGTAA